One window of the Armatimonadota bacterium genome contains the following:
- a CDS encoding GAF domain-containing protein, with translation MPKIQVRAAMQTAALRRSGVIESHPKVSKLVVTEGKRSANPNIESLHERRVTYRRLIAGILMTVVVSIAAKMMLPERCFDALRSISTLMLFAGACAGFGGATYLFARFVLTCELRHLVLATAFTVIGGGLGLQLVVNMRTPGSSSAGWVSSAAWTISGILFASSAYANTTCKASSRRAAFVQSLIACLLVLLCPLIALPYVIDGSLSAYLATAANQSLPFMTAGIFAKLAAVMLYLIALVGFRRRTNTHNDRMAGMLCFSFVPLLVSLVFRLASEVQFDDWWTISSALQSLSWFVLMSGFCIENAIMQREGQDRLQELDALHQVSWSVVGTGTLHDLLDLYARTHQEQLGVKVAAVYLADEAGENLELFAIRGPADCPGTIGKKYPVISANRWPGFHTGHTAKAFLSQEVQVVNDVFVDVEFIPWRMVAADDGCAVSLPLVTRDKPIGVVNLYFEDSKQLTRQRLRLLTIIAGAAAPAIASAMEKKNTEEWTSDLDMAA, from the coding sequence ATGCCAAAAATACAAGTTAGAGCAGCAATGCAGACTGCCGCTCTACGTCGGAGCGGTGTAATCGAGTCTCACCCGAAGGTGAGTAAGTTGGTAGTAACCGAAGGCAAAAGGAGCGCCAATCCAAACATTGAATCCCTGCATGAACGCAGGGTCACGTATCGCCGTCTTATAGCGGGGATACTGATGACCGTAGTAGTATCTATTGCGGCCAAAATGATGCTGCCTGAGCGCTGTTTTGATGCTCTTAGGAGCATATCAACTCTGATGCTTTTCGCGGGTGCATGCGCGGGATTTGGCGGCGCCACATATCTGTTTGCCAGGTTCGTTCTCACTTGTGAGCTTCGACACCTGGTCCTTGCAACCGCCTTTACCGTTATCGGCGGAGGGCTTGGGCTACAACTTGTTGTAAACATGCGCACGCCAGGATCATCATCGGCCGGATGGGTGTCATCGGCAGCCTGGACGATATCCGGTATACTATTCGCTTCTTCGGCATACGCCAATACCACCTGCAAAGCAAGTTCGCGCCGAGCCGCATTTGTTCAATCTCTGATAGCATGCCTGCTCGTATTACTATGCCCGCTGATTGCACTGCCATATGTGATAGATGGATCCCTGAGCGCCTATCTTGCAACCGCGGCGAACCAATCTCTGCCTTTTATGACAGCAGGTATATTTGCAAAACTGGCTGCCGTCATGCTCTATTTAATTGCGCTTGTCGGTTTCCGCCGCCGCACTAATACACATAACGATCGCATGGCCGGGATGCTGTGTTTCTCATTTGTTCCACTGCTTGTCAGCCTTGTCTTTCGGCTGGCCTCCGAAGTCCAATTTGATGATTGGTGGACAATAAGCTCAGCCCTTCAATCACTATCATGGTTCGTTCTAATGAGCGGATTTTGCATTGAAAATGCCATCATGCAGCGCGAAGGTCAGGATCGGCTGCAAGAACTCGACGCTCTGCATCAGGTGTCCTGGTCGGTCGTCGGCACGGGAACCCTGCACGATTTGCTTGATCTTTATGCGCGAACGCATCAGGAACAGCTCGGGGTTAAAGTAGCTGCTGTCTATCTTGCGGACGAGGCAGGTGAAAACTTGGAGTTGTTCGCGATTCGTGGTCCGGCCGATTGCCCCGGCACAATCGGCAAGAAGTATCCGGTCATTTCAGCCAATCGCTGGCCGGGATTTCATACCGGCCACACTGCAAAGGCATTCCTCAGCCAGGAAGTGCAAGTCGTCAATGATGTCTTCGTGGATGTGGAGTTCATACCTTGGAGAATGGTCGCTGCTGATGACGGATGCGCGGTCTCTCTGCCGCTTGTCACTCGCGATAAACCGATAGGAGTCGTGAACCTGTATTTCGAAGACAGCAAACAATTGACTCGACAGCGGCTTCGACTGCTGACCATAATCGCTGGCGCAGCCGCGCCTGCAATCGCGAGCGCAATGGAGAAAAAAAACACCGAGGAGTGGACCTCAGACCTCGATATGGCAGCATAA
- the ilvE gene encoding branched-chain-amino-acid transaminase translates to MDKWVFLNGDFVRSEDAHLSIYDHGFLYGDGAFEGIRAYNGKAFKLKEHVARIFNSLKALWIQMPMDQAAFAGSVEKLLEMNEVTDGYIRVSISRGLALGLDPRNVKGQPTIVVSTDKLSLYAQSMYDNGLEVVTVATRVANPQVLEPRIKSLGKYVGNIQAKLEANHAGAGEGLMLTEDGHVAECTGDNIFFIKNGVVNTPAAHLGILEGITRQTAMALLEEMGIKVVEGIYTRFDLYSADEAFLTGTAAEVIPMTMLDKRPIGDGTPGPITKKLMKVFHEYAVSQA, encoded by the coding sequence ATGGATAAATGGGTTTTTCTCAATGGCGATTTTGTGCGTTCCGAAGATGCACACCTCTCGATCTATGATCATGGCTTTCTCTATGGAGACGGCGCTTTTGAAGGCATAAGAGCATATAACGGCAAGGCATTCAAGCTCAAGGAGCATGTAGCCCGTATATTTAACTCTCTTAAAGCGCTGTGGATCCAGATGCCGATGGATCAGGCTGCATTCGCAGGCAGCGTTGAAAAGCTTCTGGAAATGAATGAAGTGACCGACGGCTATATAAGAGTAAGCATCTCGCGAGGACTGGCTCTGGGTCTGGACCCGAGAAACGTCAAGGGGCAGCCGACAATCGTTGTCTCGACCGACAAGCTCTCTCTCTACGCGCAGTCGATGTATGATAACGGCCTCGAAGTGGTCACAGTGGCCACCAGAGTGGCGAACCCGCAGGTGCTGGAGCCCAGGATCAAATCGCTGGGTAAATACGTCGGCAATATTCAGGCAAAGCTTGAAGCCAACCATGCAGGCGCAGGCGAAGGCCTGATGCTCACCGAAGACGGCCATGTGGCTGAGTGCACCGGCGATAATATTTTCTTTATAAAGAACGGCGTCGTAAATACTCCTGCCGCTCACCTCGGAATCCTCGAGGGTATAACCCGGCAGACGGCTATGGCTCTGCTCGAAGAGATGGGCATCAAAGTTGTTGAAGGAATCTATACGCGCTTTGACTTGTATTCGGCTGATGAAGCGTTTCTTACCGGCACAGCCGCAGAGGTTATACCGATGACAATGTTGGATAAGCGTCCGATAGGCGATGGAACACCAGGACCGATCACCAAGAAGCTTATGAAGGTCTTCCACGAATATGCGGTAAGTCAGGCATAA
- a CDS encoding ATP--guanido phosphotransferase, with protein MMSDNLPDWIKGGGPDADVVISTRARLARSLADYPFPSRASGEDLSMVVSEVRRASSGLTSRFPKLKLINVDKLSKQDKYFLLDSHLASVEQISGGNGRAVILEPSGTLSIMINEEDHVRLQTVLSGLACRQAWELVDWADDVLAEGLNYGHSGKYGYLTASLSNVGTGLRVSTMMHLAGLSLKRKVNTQLRAAYDLGVSVRGLFGEGTGWLGDMFQVSNEVTLGVSEQEIVERVRSVVQYLLAQERLARKELLNEERSRLLDIARRSLKTLKSAMSVKPQEAVTLMSPIRLAAALGLVENCTGALMNELLIGMQAGAGDDGGVSIERAALLRKKLTDVDILPG; from the coding sequence ATGATGAGTGATAATCTCCCCGATTGGATAAAAGGCGGCGGTCCCGATGCCGATGTGGTAATCTCCACCCGAGCCAGGTTAGCCAGAAGTCTGGCGGACTATCCGTTTCCATCGCGCGCCAGTGGGGAAGATTTATCCATGGTGGTGTCCGAAGTGCGCAGAGCCAGTTCGGGACTGACTTCTCGTTTCCCTAAGCTAAAGCTGATAAATGTCGACAAACTCAGCAAACAGGATAAATATTTCCTGCTGGACTCACATTTAGCGAGCGTGGAACAAATAAGTGGCGGAAATGGACGGGCAGTCATACTAGAGCCGAGCGGCACACTTTCCATAATGATAAATGAGGAAGATCATGTAAGGCTGCAAACGGTTCTCTCGGGACTGGCATGCCGGCAGGCTTGGGAACTGGTTGATTGGGCGGACGATGTCCTTGCAGAGGGGTTGAATTACGGTCATTCGGGAAAGTATGGATATCTTACCGCGAGCCTGAGCAACGTCGGGACCGGCCTGAGAGTATCGACCATGATGCACCTTGCCGGACTTTCGCTTAAGCGGAAGGTCAATACGCAGCTCAGAGCGGCATATGACCTTGGAGTATCGGTCAGAGGCCTCTTCGGCGAGGGCACCGGATGGCTGGGAGACATGTTTCAGGTCTCCAACGAAGTTACTTTGGGCGTGAGCGAGCAGGAAATCGTCGAGAGAGTGCGGTCAGTCGTGCAATATTTACTTGCCCAAGAGAGGCTTGCGCGGAAGGAACTATTAAACGAAGAGAGAAGTCGTTTGTTGGATATCGCGCGAAGGTCTCTTAAAACACTAAAGAGCGCGATGTCTGTAAAGCCGCAGGAGGCAGTGACTTTGATGTCACCAATTCGTCTTGCGGCAGCGCTTGGACTGGTAGAAAACTGCACCGGCGCGCTGATGAATGAACTTTTGATTGGAATGCAGGCTGGCGCAGGTGATGACGGCGGCGTTAGTATCGAACGGGCGGCATTGCTTAGAAAGAAATTGACCGATGTCGACATATTACCCGGCTAG
- a CDS encoding tetratricopeptide repeat protein has product MAEAMEHYKLGVEAFKAGNIETAIEQLEAAAHMDHENYKAFTYLGAAYSAQERYNAAIGAFKTAEQIAPGVASIHYNIAQAYEASGIQSEAEFEYERALEIDPDYLKAKEALDALKKRLHHI; this is encoded by the coding sequence ATGGCGGAAGCAATGGAACACTACAAGCTCGGAGTCGAAGCATTCAAGGCGGGTAATATCGAGACCGCTATTGAGCAGCTTGAAGCCGCAGCCCACATGGATCACGAAAACTACAAGGCTTTTACCTATCTTGGAGCGGCATATTCGGCACAGGAGCGCTACAACGCGGCAATTGGAGCGTTCAAGACAGCCGAGCAGATAGCCCCCGGCGTCGCGAGTATTCACTATAATATCGCTCAGGCCTACGAAGCGAGCGGTATACAGTCCGAAGCTGAGTTTGAATACGAACGCGCGCTGGAAATTGACCCAGACTACTTGAAAGCAAAGGAAGCGCTGGATGCGCTGAAGAAGAGACTTCATCACATCTAA
- a CDS encoding 50S ribosomal protein L25, which produces MDKLQLEANYRSDTSKGRTKELRRTGFVTANVFGHGSESVAVEVNLQDLLDQIKKTDTGVKSLIDLKINGAPKKSDGTVIIKNFIKDPLTRKLLDVQFQRVSMKEKIHVGVPIELIGEAPGIKSGGTLEQMLDELPVSCLPGDIPSKIDVDVSGLELGCHIRVDQLPIAEGVDVLADPETLVVNCRAPHAAELEEAEAVEEEAPGAETTAEGEA; this is translated from the coding sequence ATGGATAAGTTGCAACTCGAAGCGAATTACCGCTCGGATACGAGCAAAGGCCGCACTAAAGAGCTCAGGCGCACAGGCTTTGTGACCGCGAACGTCTTTGGCCACGGTTCGGAATCTGTAGCAGTTGAAGTAAATCTCCAGGATTTGCTGGACCAGATAAAAAAAACCGATACGGGTGTCAAGTCTCTTATTGATCTCAAGATCAATGGAGCGCCCAAAAAGTCGGACGGCACCGTTATTATCAAGAATTTTATCAAGGACCCGCTTACACGTAAGCTGTTGGATGTTCAATTCCAGCGGGTCTCGATGAAAGAAAAGATACATGTCGGGGTTCCGATCGAACTGATCGGTGAGGCGCCGGGAATAAAAAGCGGCGGCACACTTGAGCAGATGCTCGACGAACTGCCGGTAAGCTGTTTACCGGGCGATATTCCTTCTAAAATCGATGTGGATGTAAGTGGGCTTGAATTGGGTTGCCATATCCGAGTTGACCAACTTCCTATTGCCGAAGGTGTCGATGTGCTTGCCGATCCTGAAACACTGGTCGTTAATTGCAGGGCTCCTCACGCGGCTGAACTGGAAGAGGCAGAAGCGGTTGAAGAGGAAGCGCCGGGCGCTGAGACCACCGCTGAAGGCGAAGCTTAG
- a CDS encoding ATP-dependent Clp protease ATP-binding subunit, whose protein sequence is MWQRFTERARRVVFFAQEEAGRLGENYVSTEHLLLGLVRENDSVAARILDRMGVSLGRIRSDIERQVTRGDGRLGQDMQLTPRAKRVIDLAYDEARNLNNNYIGTEHLLLGLIREGEGMAARVLQRLGVDLERTRREVMNLQDGETTAITSTRTRSRTPTLDEFGRDYTELARQEKMDPCIGRDTEIERVVQILSRRTKNNPCLIGEPGVGKTAIAEGLAQRIISGDTPETLKDKRIVALDLAGLVAGTKYRGEFEERMKRVMEEVRKAAGEVILFIDELHTLVGAGAAEGAIDASNILKPALARGELQCIGATTMDEYRKYIERDAALERRFQPVQVREPNIEETIQILKGLRDRYEKHHNVTIEDIALISAAQLSDRYITDRALPDKAIDLIDEASSRVRLRMAMPPAELRHAKQELASIQSQLNSIPAGSNYDQAAELRAKEHDFSEKVDELDRKWKEDKASQSTVVGEDEIAHIVYSWTGIPVSRLVEGESSKLLKMEDVLHGRLIGQHDAVVAVSKAIRRARSGMKDPKRPMGSFVFLGPTGVGKTELARALAQYLFETEDAIIRIDMSEYMERFSVSRLVGAPPGYVGYDEGGQLTEAVRRRPYSVVLLDEIEKAHPEVFNILLQVMEDGRLTDSQGRIVDFKNTIIIMTSNIGAQSIQGGPSIGFIPEESPTESERAYESMKHRITEEMKRTFRPEFLNRVDDVIVFHQLTRDEILQIVDLMVDRVRKQVSSQGMELEVTREVKELLGAEGFDPQFGARPLRRAVQRLIEDPLAEEILLGRFSAGDTIRAELEDGKIFFTKAADLKALPMESQSSASS, encoded by the coding sequence ATGTGGCAAAGATTTACCGAACGAGCGCGTAGAGTCGTGTTTTTCGCGCAGGAAGAAGCGGGTAGGTTGGGAGAGAACTATGTATCAACCGAGCATCTGCTTTTAGGTCTTGTGCGGGAAAATGACAGCGTTGCCGCCAGAATTTTAGATAGAATGGGCGTGAGTCTGGGCAGGATCCGCTCCGATATAGAGCGCCAGGTCACCAGGGGTGACGGGCGTCTGGGGCAGGATATGCAGCTCACCCCGAGAGCAAAACGAGTTATCGACCTTGCTTATGACGAAGCAAGGAATTTGAACAATAACTATATCGGCACGGAACACCTGCTCCTGGGTCTTATACGCGAGGGAGAAGGAATGGCTGCCCGCGTTCTGCAGAGACTTGGAGTAGACCTCGAACGAACTCGTAGAGAGGTGATGAACTTGCAGGACGGCGAGACAACGGCTATTACCTCAACCCGCACGCGTTCCAGAACACCTACGCTGGATGAGTTCGGCAGAGATTACACCGAACTTGCCAGGCAGGAGAAGATGGACCCGTGCATCGGACGCGACACTGAGATCGAACGCGTCGTCCAGATCCTTTCGCGCCGGACCAAGAACAATCCATGTCTTATAGGCGAACCGGGTGTCGGTAAGACGGCTATCGCCGAAGGGCTTGCGCAGAGGATCATCAGCGGCGACACACCCGAGACTCTCAAAGATAAGCGGATTGTCGCTCTAGACCTTGCCGGGCTGGTCGCGGGGACAAAATACCGCGGTGAGTTTGAAGAGAGAATGAAGCGCGTTATGGAAGAAGTGCGCAAGGCCGCGGGTGAAGTGATCCTCTTCATCGACGAGCTGCACACTCTGGTAGGCGCGGGAGCAGCCGAGGGGGCAATCGACGCCTCCAACATACTTAAGCCTGCGCTGGCGCGAGGCGAACTGCAGTGCATCGGCGCGACCACAATGGACGAGTACCGCAAATACATCGAGCGTGACGCGGCTTTGGAGCGCAGGTTCCAGCCGGTCCAGGTCCGTGAGCCGAACATTGAAGAGACGATCCAGATTCTCAAGGGTCTGCGCGACCGCTATGAGAAGCATCATAACGTAACCATAGAAGACATCGCGCTGATATCGGCGGCGCAGCTCTCCGACAGGTATATTACCGACAGAGCGCTGCCGGACAAGGCGATTGACCTGATCGACGAGGCATCATCCAGAGTAAGACTTCGGATGGCAATGCCTCCGGCTGAACTCAGGCATGCCAAGCAGGAGTTGGCGAGCATACAGTCTCAGCTTAATTCGATACCCGCCGGGTCCAACTATGACCAGGCAGCCGAACTAAGGGCAAAAGAGCACGACTTCAGCGAAAAAGTAGATGAACTCGACCGCAAGTGGAAAGAGGACAAGGCGAGCCAGTCGACAGTTGTGGGTGAAGATGAGATCGCTCACATAGTCTACAGTTGGACCGGGATCCCTGTCTCAAGACTGGTCGAGGGCGAGTCGAGCAAGCTCCTTAAGATGGAGGATGTCCTGCACGGCAGGCTCATAGGCCAGCACGACGCGGTTGTAGCAGTATCTAAGGCTATCAGAAGAGCGCGGTCCGGTATGAAGGACCCGAAGAGGCCGATGGGCAGCTTCGTATTCCTCGGCCCGACAGGCGTCGGCAAGACGGAACTGGCCAGAGCGCTGGCGCAGTATCTCTTTGAGACTGAAGATGCGATTATCAGGATCGATATGTCCGAGTATATGGAGAGGTTCTCCGTGTCCAGACTGGTCGGAGCGCCTCCCGGATACGTCGGTTACGATGAGGGCGGCCAGCTCACAGAGGCCGTGCGTAGAAGACCGTATTCGGTGGTGCTGCTCGACGAGATCGAGAAAGCCCATCCTGAGGTCTTCAACATCCTGCTGCAGGTTATGGAGGACGGCCGGCTTACTGACTCGCAGGGCCGGATAGTGGACTTTAAGAACACGATCATAATCATGACCAGCAACATCGGCGCACAGTCGATCCAGGGTGGACCATCCATCGGCTTCATACCGGAGGAGTCGCCTACAGAGTCTGAACGGGCGTATGAGAGTATGAAGCACCGCATCACAGAAGAGATGAAGCGGACATTCAGACCAGAGTTCTTGAACCGTGTGGACGACGTAATTGTCTTCCATCAGCTTACACGCGACGAGATCCTGCAGATTGTCGATCTGATGGTTGACAGGGTTCGCAAGCAGGTCTCCAGCCAGGGTATGGAACTCGAGGTCACTCGCGAGGTCAAGGAACTGCTTGGGGCGGAAGGGTTCGATCCTCAGTTCGGCGCAAGACCTCTTAGGCGCGCAGTGCAGCGGCTGATTGAGGACCCATTGGCAGAAGAGATTCTGTTGGGCAGGTTCAGCGCAGGAGACACGATCCGTGCGGAACTCGAAGACGGCAAGATATTCTTCACCAAGGCTGCAGACCTCAAGGCGCTGCCTATGGAGTCGCAATCGTCTGCGTCTTCGTAG
- a CDS encoding sugar phosphate isomerase/epimerase — protein MKIGVFEVLFAGQPFEAALDYIAASGVQMVELGCGNYPGNAHCNVDELLGNSAAQKNLLNAISSRRLQISALSCHGNPVHPNKDFAAKDRDTFNKTVRLARELGVEVVANFSGCPGDGPNATGPNWVTCAWPPDYVDILNWQWNEILIPYWREQAKFLKDNGVKVALEMHPGFCVYNVETMLKLRDACGEAIGCNFDPSHLFWNGVDPCMAIRKLGGAIYHAHAKDCLIDKHNTSINGCNDTKHYGDVLGRSWVFRTIGYGHDLKVWKDIVSTLKSVGYDFVLSIEHEDGLMSVNEGFQKAVSLLKEAIITEQPGEMWWA, from the coding sequence ATGAAGATAGGCGTGTTTGAAGTGCTTTTTGCCGGGCAGCCGTTCGAGGCGGCTCTTGACTATATAGCAGCCTCCGGCGTTCAGATGGTCGAGTTGGGCTGCGGCAATTATCCGGGAAATGCGCACTGTAATGTCGATGAGCTTCTCGGAAACTCTGCTGCTCAAAAGAACCTGCTCAACGCTATAAGTTCACGACGGCTTCAGATCAGCGCGCTGTCATGCCACGGCAATCCCGTCCACCCAAACAAAGATTTCGCCGCCAAAGACCGCGACACGTTCAACAAGACCGTTCGGCTGGCAAGAGAGCTTGGGGTCGAGGTGGTCGCCAACTTTTCCGGCTGCCCCGGCGATGGGCCCAATGCTACCGGACCTAACTGGGTAACATGCGCATGGCCGCCCGATTATGTAGACATACTTAACTGGCAGTGGAACGAAATCCTGATACCATACTGGCGCGAGCAGGCCAAATTCCTAAAGGATAACGGCGTCAAAGTCGCTCTGGAAATGCATCCAGGTTTTTGTGTATATAATGTAGAGACTATGCTCAAGCTGCGCGACGCATGCGGCGAAGCCATAGGCTGTAACTTTGATCCAAGTCATCTTTTCTGGAACGGCGTTGACCCGTGCATGGCTATCCGCAAGCTAGGTGGCGCTATCTATCATGCACATGCCAAAGATTGCCTTATTGATAAGCACAACACTTCGATCAACGGCTGCAATGATACCAAACACTACGGAGATGTACTGGGCAGGAGCTGGGTCTTTCGCACTATCGGCTACGGGCACGACCTTAAGGTTTGGAAGGACATTGTGAGCACGCTCAAGTCGGTCGGCTACGATTTTGTTCTGTCCATCGAACACGAAGACGGTCTGATGTCGGTCAACGAAGGCTTCCAGAAGGCTGTCTCCCTCCTTAAAGAAGCAATTATCACCGAGCAGCCCGGCGAAATGTGGTGGGCCTAA
- a CDS encoding DEAD/DEAH box helicase, with amino-acid sequence MNYQDKICVCRDCGQEFTFSVKEQKEFARLGFNPPTRCVDCHERRSARRRHSRGGDCTTHVVQCSICGKDAILPFKPSDDKPAYCADCFKKQLAAKEKPIRRKFVLRKSDKPAQETASAATESTFGSFKFDARLERAIRDAGYETPTPVQAEAIPICLAGRDLIGTAQTGTGKTAAFVLPILQHLLDNPVNTARTRAIVLTPTRELAEQINESFKQLGKYAKIKSATVYGGVSMIPQERALRGGATVIIACPGRLLDHMERGNTDFSNVEKLVIDEADRMLDMGFLPSIKRIIKRLPRNRQNMLFSATFAPELTKLAADTLNDPKRVKVDICAPAKTVAHALYPCPQHLKTSLVLKILDEADTNSVLIFTRTKHRANRVAEQIVKAGYGASALHSNKSQNQRQAALDDFRLGRCQILVATDIAARGLDVDSISHVINYDIPDTADTYIHRIGRTGRAEREGDAITLITKEDAGIVWDIEKALGGPIERRKLDDFDYSARPTTLTEFKRGPIQQGRPRSTKRNGMVSVHARH; translated from the coding sequence TTGAACTATCAGGACAAAATCTGCGTCTGCCGCGATTGCGGGCAGGAGTTCACGTTCAGCGTGAAGGAGCAGAAAGAATTCGCCAGACTGGGTTTTAACCCGCCGACCAGATGCGTGGACTGTCACGAGCGGCGCAGCGCCAGGCGCAGGCACAGCCGTGGAGGCGATTGCACAACACATGTAGTACAGTGCTCAATCTGTGGAAAAGATGCCATTCTTCCTTTCAAGCCGTCAGATGATAAACCCGCATATTGTGCCGACTGCTTCAAGAAGCAACTCGCCGCTAAAGAAAAGCCCATACGCAGAAAATTCGTGCTGCGCAAGTCGGATAAACCGGCTCAGGAGACCGCATCGGCTGCAACTGAGTCGACTTTCGGCAGCTTCAAATTCGATGCACGTCTTGAACGCGCGATTCGTGATGCAGGATATGAGACTCCCACGCCTGTGCAGGCGGAGGCTATCCCTATTTGTCTGGCCGGACGTGATCTCATAGGCACTGCTCAGACCGGCACAGGCAAGACAGCCGCGTTTGTGCTGCCTATCCTCCAGCATTTGCTCGATAACCCGGTGAACACCGCGCGCACAAGAGCCATTGTGTTGACGCCTACCCGAGAGCTTGCCGAGCAGATCAACGAATCGTTCAAGCAACTGGGCAAGTATGCTAAGATCAAGAGCGCAACCGTTTATGGAGGGGTCAGCATGATTCCTCAGGAACGTGCGCTTCGAGGTGGAGCCACTGTGATAATCGCATGCCCGGGCAGGCTGCTCGATCATATGGAACGCGGCAACACCGACTTCTCGAATGTTGAAAAATTGGTAATCGACGAGGCGGACAGGATGCTGGACATGGGCTTTCTTCCATCCATCAAGCGTATTATTAAGCGTCTGCCGCGCAATCGCCAGAACATGCTCTTCTCTGCTACATTTGCGCCCGAGCTTACAAAGCTCGCGGCGGATACTCTTAATGATCCAAAGCGTGTGAAAGTGGATATCTGTGCTCCCGCGAAAACCGTTGCGCACGCTCTATACCCTTGTCCTCAGCATTTGAAGACTTCTCTGGTCCTTAAGATTCTCGATGAGGCCGATACGAACTCAGTGCTGATCTTCACTCGCACAAAGCACCGGGCAAATCGGGTGGCTGAACAGATCGTGAAGGCGGGTTATGGCGCATCCGCGCTGCACTCAAACAAGTCTCAGAACCAGAGACAGGCTGCTCTGGACGATTTTCGTCTGGGCCGCTGCCAGATATTGGTTGCGACCGATATTGCGGCGCGCGGGCTGGATGTGGACAGCATATCGCATGTAATCAACTACGATATCCCGGATACGGCTGACACATACATTCATCGGATCGGGCGAACGGGCAGGGCAGAGCGTGAGGGCGATGCGATCACTCTGATAACAAAAGAAGACGCAGGTATCGTCTGGGATATAGAGAAAGCTCTCGGCGGGCCTATAGAGCGTAGAAAACTCGATGATTTCGACTACTCGGCGCGCCCTACAACACTAACCGAGTTCAAGCGCGGTCCTATTCAACAGGGCAGGCCAAGATCAACCAAACGGAATGGAATGGTTTCGGTTCACGCAAGGCATTAG
- a CDS encoding radical SAM protein, translating to MRILLLHPPALSEIAGYTSESLGIGYMAAVLRREGHEVEVLDAQLQRLSVKSIIREVLARDFDCLGITAMHKHRVSLTAVARAVRAHKKNATVVAGGYLPTLAAEQLLQICPEISVLARGEGENVAPELFGRIARGQDWRDVPGIAYLQDGIPVLNPMPPLIKDLDSIPFPARDALSQSPEFDMAAISSSRGCYHRCSFCSVNSFFALSGGHAARFRSAENVVDELESVVASTGLRKFVFVDDDFIGPGEKSRERAIKIVEGIRDRKLDITFTIDCRADEIDEDVLKLLKEAGLTCVFVGIESGVQRSLDTFNKQITVVQNRRALDVLKKLDLQVELGFILFDPYTTIEELQENMKFMRELGQVAPVHRIELFQGVPLVEQLRADGLLIEKGIKLDYKFKDPRTRLAWQIANTFKHGASFLHRLQKMIGNG from the coding sequence TTGAGAATCCTTCTCTTGCATCCGCCTGCGCTAAGTGAGATTGCGGGCTATACGAGCGAAAGCCTTGGCATAGGCTATATGGCCGCTGTGCTCAGGCGTGAAGGACATGAGGTTGAAGTGCTCGATGCGCAGCTTCAGCGTTTGAGTGTAAAGAGCATAATCCGCGAGGTTCTTGCGCGGGATTTCGATTGCCTGGGAATCACCGCAATGCATAAACACAGAGTTTCGCTGACGGCTGTCGCCCGCGCGGTTCGGGCACACAAAAAGAATGCGACTGTTGTCGCCGGAGGTTATCTGCCGACTTTAGCCGCCGAGCAACTACTCCAAATATGTCCTGAAATAAGCGTCCTGGCTAGAGGAGAAGGAGAAAACGTTGCTCCGGAGCTGTTCGGGCGGATTGCGCGCGGGCAGGACTGGCGCGATGTCCCAGGCATTGCGTATCTTCAAGACGGTATTCCGGTTCTCAACCCGATGCCACCTCTGATTAAGGACCTCGATTCGATCCCGTTTCCCGCGCGCGACGCTCTCAGTCAATCACCCGAGTTTGATATGGCAGCCATAAGCAGCAGCAGAGGATGCTATCACCGGTGCTCATTTTGCTCGGTCAACTCATTTTTTGCGCTCTCAGGCGGGCACGCGGCGCGCTTTCGCAGCGCTGAAAATGTCGTTGATGAGTTGGAATCAGTGGTCGCGTCAACAGGCCTGCGCAAGTTCGTTTTTGTTGATGACGACTTTATTGGACCGGGTGAGAAAAGCCGTGAGCGCGCAATAAAAATAGTCGAGGGTATACGTGATCGCAAACTCGACATCACATTCACTATCGACTGCCGCGCCGACGAAATCGATGAGGATGTGCTCAAACTCCTCAAGGAAGCTGGCCTGACATGTGTGTTTGTCGGTATCGAATCAGGTGTCCAGCGGTCTTTGGACACGTTTAACAAGCAGATCACGGTTGTGCAAAACAGGCGGGCATTGGATGTTCTAAAGAAGTTGGATTTGCAGGTGGAACTCGGCTTTATTCTGTTCGATCCATATACGACCATCGAGGAACTGCAGGAGAATATGAAGTTCATGCGGGAGTTGGGTCAGGTCGCGCCGGTCCATAGAATTGAACTCTTCCAGGGTGTGCCGCTTGTGGAGCAGCTTAGAGCCGATGGACTGCTTATAGAGAAGGGTATTAAGCTTGATTATAAATTCAAGGACCCTCGTACACGTCTGGCATGGCAAATCGCGAATACATTCAAACATGGCGCTAGCTTTCTTCACCGGCTGCAAAAAATGATTGGAAATGGGTGA